The sequence CGCCGCCCTCGCGCGCGCCCTCCTCGGCGAGCAGCGCGACGCGCTCGAGGAGCTGGTGGAGGTTCAGCGGGACGAGGCGGAGCTGGACCGGACGCGCCAGGTCGAGGAGCATCTCGATGCTCCGGTTCACCCGGTCCACCTCGGTGAGGAGCACGTCCGTGTACTCGGTGAGCCGTGACTCGGGGCCGAGCTCGCGCCGGAGGAGCTGCACGGCGCCGCGGATCGCGCCGAGGGGGTTCCGGATCTCGTGGGCCAGCCCCACCGCCATGCGGCCGGCCGCGGCGAGCGTCTCGCCGCGCCGCACCTCGGCCTCGAGCTGGCGGATACGCGAGAGGTCGCGCAGGACGGCGACGGCGGCCGCCACGGTGCCGTCGTGGCCGAAGAGCGGCGCCGTGACGATCGAGACCGGCACCGCCTTGCCGTCCGGCCGCTCCACGAGCGCCTCGGGCTCGGACCGGCTCTCGCCCGTCGCGAGCGTCTCGCCGAGCCGGCGGACGATGGACGCCTCGGCCGGAAAGAGCTCCTTCACCAGGCGTCCCTCGGCGCGGCGGGCCGAGCGCTCGGTCAGCACCTCGGCCGCGGAGTTCCAGAAGACGATGCGGAGGCTCGTGTCCACCGCGATGAC comes from Candidatus Methylomirabilota bacterium and encodes:
- a CDS encoding ATP-binding protein — encoded protein: MNYEAVLAGLPDAVIAVDTSLRIVFWNSAAEVLTERSARRAEGRLVKELFPAEASIVRRLGETLATGESRSEPEALVERPDGKAVPVSIVTAPLFGHDGTVAAAVAVLRDLSRIRQLEAEVRRGETLAAAGRMAVGLAHEIRNPLGAIRGAVQLLRRELGPESRLTEYTDVLLTEVDRVNRSIEMLLDLARPVQLRLVPLNLHQLLERVALLAEEGAREGGVTIVRRYDPSLPPILGDEDRLLQVFHNLVRNALDAMKDGGRLTLTTRVSLNPLFGKMDLGAGQRNMVEAIIADEGAGIPAAARAKIFDPFFTTKDKGLGLGLAICHRILEEHRGAIQLESAEGRGTTVTCFL